A genomic stretch from Aedes albopictus strain Foshan chromosome 2, AalbF5, whole genome shotgun sequence includes:
- the LOC115258632 gene encoding zinc finger protein 420-like, with translation MVFTWCSVPLCKNLASPHKDHQFYPFPENPDLRSQWIQRTLYTGDIVGREAVCCLHFTKDNFEYCKQTNSYVLKPFAVPNQFLPKMGESESFHFIPSKNNITKQDAGLHFSELVRKLRVSAPANVSKAKTIRLSKKDLEVRRKLKEDPYIREYVMKEAFPNLNYDQLSSLLKRVSDPNGKVGISHSSVKHVISLTYQTTADLEASDELNARNVVRLARDEPCYSRTKPRELADELDFTGQVSFSEKFPNIYRDNYFDSWPTQRRKRSKVGMNLDLDEVADPIYKVCSRCCKLIPSEAIAVHLQTCDFRMSQCTTCFAGFLSPTELLDHVTATHPDALKDDADTGALQCGKCDNTYHKLPHLKKHIEDHQKAKLDTKLECGLCVSVFSTLIDLTAHFGNDHGIGRGAVPSAIEVPIEAGPVFYRCGFCGEDFEQPQQVAEHLQEKHAEELKQCTQQQPSIGATIKPASSKKALKLTDADMGGPEGTFDIFLCKQCPARYRLLKDFLAHSELSGHQLLQNCTFCECVFTDETSYNDHINTHNPEKLFRCNKCIGPASNFETLEQLVEHRKKIHPKETSWLFKPCQVCKKGVYVPTMGQHKAFHRNNAQFQCPECDAIVPQHDRKSHAQQHHNEQNALRKCRFCHVFEVKELLTEHESIYHPEESPFVCALCNTKCDSQEQLRLHADTSHSPADFKTLGTSLYKTISVENAEYYECRICLIDLVYRAEMVKHIRADHMRRPRQNTCTICGRIFRRTQTLLTHLKKLECQPGQNLPLVKKPCSVCKKWLLKQDHLEHFKRVHPGSFPVQCVLCGQSYKEQFQLQQHMDIDHTGEERSEFVMRHRGYQVFVDGKYQYFDCKLCGQEFTHRQTCEEHLQVHSVGLTLSDADVVMEVDVVDHVDMDEYDDDED, from the exons ATGGTTTTTACCTGGTGCAGTGTTCCATTGTGTAAAAATCTAG CCAGCCCTCATAAGGATCACCAATTCTACCCGTTTCCGGAGAATCCAGATCTTCGATCGCAATGGATACAACGGACACTTTACACTGGGGACATTGTCGGACGGGAAGCAGTTTGCTGTTTGCATTTTACCAAGGACAATTTCGAGTATTGCAAGCAAA CGAATAGCTACGTGTTGAAACCGTTCGCCGTCCCCAATCAGTTTCTACCAAAGATGGGCGAATCGGAAAGTTTCCATTTCATTCCCAGCAAAAACAATATCACGAAACAAGATGCTGGTCTGCACTTTTCAGAGCTGGTGCGGAAATTACGTGTCTCGGCGCCCGCTAATGTTTCGAAGGCGAAAACGATTCGTTTGTCCAAAAAAGACTTGGAAGTGCGGAGGAAACTGAAGGAAGACCCTTACATCCGGGAGTACGTAATGAAAGAGGCCTTTCCCAATCTGAACTATGATCAGCTGTCGTCACTGCTGAAGCGAGTTTCCGATCCGAACGGAAAGGTGGGCATTAGCCACAGCTCGGTGAAGCACGTGATTTCGTTGACCTACCAAACCACGGCGGACCTGGAGGCATCCGATGAACTCAACGCACGCAATGTAGTTCGGCTGGCCCGAGATGAACCGTGCTACTCGCGCACGAAACCCCGTGAATTGGCCGACGAGCTGGACTTTACCGGTCAGGTTAGCTTCTCGGAGAAGTTTCCGAACATTTACCGGGACAACTATTTCGACAGTTGGCCCACGCAGCGCCGGAAGCGCAGTAAAGTGGGCATGAACTTGGACTTAGATGAGGTAGCCGACCCTATCTATAAGGTTTGCAGTAGATGCTGCAAGCTGATACCCAGCGAAGCCATCGCAGTCCATCTACAAACGTGCGATTTTCGAATGTCTCAGTGTACAACCTGTTTCGCTGGGTTTCTATCACCGACTGAGCTGCTCGATCACGTCACAGCCACCCATCCGGATGCACTGAAGGACGATGCTGATACGGGGGCGTTGCAGTGTGGCAAGTGCGACAATACCTATCACAAGCTGCCACACTTAAAGAAGCACATAGAAGATCATCAGAAGGCCAAACTGGACACAAAGCTAGAGTGTGGGTTGTGCGTTTCGGTGTTTTCGACGTTGATTGACCTGACGGCGCATTTTGGCAACGATCACGGTATTGGCCGGGGAGCAGTTCCATCAGCAATAGAGGTACCAATCGAGGCTGGTCCCGTTTTCTACAGGTGTGGCTTTTGCGGGGAAGATTTTGAACAGCCTCAGCAAGTGGCCGAGCATCTACAGGAGAAGCACGCGGAAGAGTTGAAACA ATGTACCCAACAACAGCCTTCGATTGGCGCTACCATCAAGCCAGCATCCAGCAAGAAAGCGCTCAAACTTACCGATGCCGATATGGGAGGACCAGAAGGAACTTTCGACATTTTCCTGTGTAAGCAATGTCCTGCACGTTATCGACTCCTCAAAGACTTCCTGGCCCATTCGGAACTTAGCGGACACCAGCTGCTGCAAAATTGCACCTTTTGCGAATGTGTTTTTACGGATGAAACTAGCTACAACGATCACATAAACACACACAATCCGGAAAAGTTGTTTCGCTGCAATAAATGCATTGGTCCTGCAAGCAATTTCGAAACCCTGGAGCAGCTTGTTGAACACCGCAAAAAAATACACCCCAAGGAAACGAGTTGGCTATTCAAGCCCTGCCAAGTCTGCAAAAAAGGTGTCTACGTTCCTACAATGGGCCAGCATAAGGCTTTCCACCGGAACAACGCGCAGTTTCAGTGTCCCGAATGCGATGCCATCGTTCCCCAGCATGATCGCAAATCTCACGCCCAGCAGCACCACAATGAGCAGAACGCTCTTCGCAAGTGCCGATTCTGTCACGTGTTCGAGGTGAAGGAGCTACTCACGGAGCACGAATCGATTTACCACCCGGAGGAAAGTCCGTTCGTTTGTGCACTATGCAACACGAAGTGCGACAGCCAAGAGCAGTTACGATTGCACGCCGATACGTCCCACAGCCCAGCGGATTTCAAAACCCTGGGAACGAGTTTGTACAAAACCATCTCCGTTGAGAATGCCGAATACTACGAGTGTCGAATTTGCCTGATTGATCTCGTTTACCGGGCAGAAATGGTAAAACACATCCGGGCGGATCATATGAGACGGCCGCGCCAAAACACCTGCACCATTTGTGGTCGGATTTTCCGCCGAACCCAGACACTGCTCACCCATCTGAAGAAGCTCGAGTGTCAACCGGGTCAAAATTTGCCGCTGGTTAAAAAACCCTGCTCGGTGTGCAAAAAGTGGCTCCTGAAGCAGGACCATCTGGAACACTTCAAGCGGGTCCACCCAGGATCGTTCCCCGTCCAGTGCGTACTCTGCGGCCAATCGTACAAGGAGCAATTTCAGCTGCAACAGCATATGGACATCGACCACACCGGAGAGGAACGGAGCGAGTTTGTAATGCGCCATCGCGGCTACCAGGTGTTCGTCGATGGGAAGTATCAGTACTTCGACTGCAAGCTGTGCGGTCAGGAGTTTACCCACCGGCAGACCTGCGAGGAACATCTGCAAGTGCACTCCGTGGGTTTGACGCTGTCGGATGCGGACGTAGTTATGGAAGTGGATGTGGTGGACCATGTTGACATGGACGAATACGATGATGATGAGGATTGA